From a region of the Triticum aestivum cultivar Chinese Spring chromosome 7D, IWGSC CS RefSeq v2.1, whole genome shotgun sequence genome:
- the LOC123165460 gene encoding nuclear receptor corepressor 2 codes for MAYSKGAGGGGMSAVDAILAEAADLVALEQIARLNTAHLAGLDDSALPSSLESRFRKLKSLPTAPAPPAKTLGRSSTAPPQRRGDPPADPLPQPHADPPSPTPVAPASQEQKEQHPPPQADPRKTSVPAAREDGDEEEEDLERLFGAGRGRPTLRERNRCRDDDGSLSPPPPRQACCFPFSAKKALQRAPTGRSRKDRVGGAPGDVLGIDAGEWGDENRRMVTELKEQQRKLKKALEEQVKVSRETAKMARWVKQASARMTHTDAIDDPLSDIDDDDELM; via the coding sequence ATGGCGTACTCCAAGGGAGCTGGCGGCGGCGGGATGTCGGCGGTGGACGCCATCCTCGCGGAGGCGGCCGACCTGGTCGCGCTGGAGCAGATCGCCAGGCTCAACACGGCGCACCTCGCCGGCCTCGACGACTCGGCGCTCCCGTCCAGCCTCGAGTCCCGCTTCCGCAAGCTCAAGTCCCTCCccaccgcccccgcgccgcccgccaaGACCCTGGGCCGcagctccaccgcgccgccgcagcGCCGCGGCGATCCTCCTGCCGACCCGCTCCCGCAACCGCACGCGGACCCTCCCTCGCCCACACCGGTCGCCCCGGCGAGCCAAGAGCAGAAGGAGCAGCACCCTCCGCCGCAGGCTGATCCTCGTAAGACGAGCGTCCCCGCGGCCCGAGAAgatggcgacgaggaggaggaggacctggAGCGGCTCTTCGGGGCAGGGCGCGGCCGGCCGACGCTGAGGGAGCGGAACAGGTGCAGGGACGACGACGGctccctgtcgccgccgccgccgcgccaggcGTGCTGCTTCCCCTTCTCGGCCAAGAAGGCCCTGCAGAGGGCCCCTACGGGGCGGAGCAGGAAGGACCGCGTCGGAGGAGCGCCGGGCGACGTCCTCGGCATCGACGCCGGCGAGTGGGGCGACGAGAACAGGAGGATGGTGACGGAGCTCAAGGAGCAGCAGCGCAAGCTCAAGAAGGCGCTCGAGGAGCAGGTCAAGGTCAGCAGGGAGACGGCCAAGATGGCGCGGTGGGTCAAGCAGGCATCCGCGCGCATGACGCACACGGACGCCATTGACGACCCGCTCAGCGacatcgacgacgacgacgagctcATGTGA
- the LOC123165459 gene encoding pentatricopeptide repeat-containing protein At5g42310, chloroplastic isoform X2, which yields MSMDACCLVRRHLHPPPQLPPLQRLTIGRRCRRRGVTIAVACCSTAPDHHRERPWESYDRDIQPHAGSDLARSLQLLADMQATGMRPSAAAYARLIRALARAGRTLEAEALLLEMRHLGLRPDAAHYNALLEGLLARAHLRLADRLLLQMADDGVARNRRTYMLLLDAYARAGRLEDSWWVLGEMKRRGVRLGTAGYSTLVRLYRDSGMWKKATDLILEMQELGVELDVKIYNGLIDTFGKYGQLADARGVFEKMRGQGIKPDIATWNALIRWHCRVGNMKRALRFLAAMQEEGMYPDPKIFITIISRLGEQGKWDELKELFDKMRNRGFKESGAIYAVLVDIYGQYGHFRDAQECVAALKAENLQLSPSIFCVLANAYAQQGLCEQTVSVLQLMEAEGIEPNLVMLNLLINAFSTAGRHVEALAVFQHIKDSGMSPDVVTYTTLMKAFMRVKRYEKVSEIYSEMERAGCTPDRKAREMLHDASVTMDQMG from the exons ATGTCCATGGACGCCTGCTGCCTCGTCCGCCGGCATCTTCACCCACCGCCGCAGCTTCCGCCCCTCCAGCGTCTGACTatcggccgccgctgccgccgccgcggcgtCACCATCGCCGTCGCCTGCTGCTCAACCGCGCCGGACCACCACCGGGAGCGGCCGTGGGAGTCCTACGACCGCGACATCCAACCCCACGCGGGCTCCGATCTGGCCCGCTCGCTCCAACTCCTCGCGGACATGCAGGCCACCGGGATGCGCCCCAGCGCGGCCGCCTACGCGCGCCTCATCCGCGCGCTGGCGCGCGCCGGCCGCACgctcgaggccgaggcgctcctccTCGAGATGCGCCACCTCGGGCTCCGCCCGGACGCGGCGCACTACAACGCGCTCCTCGAGGGCCTCCTCGCGAGGGCGCACCTCCGCCTCGccgaccgcctcctcctccagaTGGCCGACGACGGGGTCGCGCGGAACCGGCGCACCTACATGCTCCTGCTGGACGCCTACGCCCGCGCCGGCCGCCTCGAGGACTCTTGGTGGGTCCTCGGCGAGATGAAGCGCCGGGGGGTCCGGCTCGGCACCGCCGGGTACAGCACGCTGGTGCGGCTTTACAGGGACAGCGGCATGTGGAAGAAGGCCACCGACCTCATCCTGGAGATGCAGGAGCTCGGGGTGGAGCTCGACGTTAAGATTTACAACGGCTTGATCGATACGTTCGGCAAGTACGGGCAGCTCGCCGATGCGCGCGGGGTGTTTGAGAAAATGCGTGGGCAGGGGATCAAGCCGGATATTGCTACGTGGAACGCTTTGATTCGATGGCACTGTCGGGTTGGGAACATGAAGCGTGCCCTGCGATTCCTTGCTGCTATGCAGGAGGAAGGGATGTACCCAGACCCGAAGATCTTCATTACGATCATCAGCAGGTTGGGGGAGCAAGGGAAGTGGGATGAGCTCAAAGAGCTGTTTGATAAAATGAGGAATCGAGGGTTCAAGGAGAGTGGTGCAATATATGCAGTTTTGGTCGACATTTACGGTCAGTATGGCCATTTTCGCGATGCCCAGGAATGTGTAGCTGCTCTTAAAGCTGAAAACCTGCAGCTTTCGCCTAGTATCTTCTGCGTCCTGGCGAACGCTTATGCTCAACAG GGTTTGTGTGAACAAACTGTAAGTGTTCTTCAATTGATGGAGGCAGAAGGAATTGAACCAAATCTTGTTATGTTGAATTTGTTAATCAATGCTTTTAGTACGGCTGGAAGGCACGTGGAGGCACTAGCTGTATTCCAGCATATCAAGGACAGT GGTATGAGCCCAGATGTTGTGACTTACACTACTCTAATGAAGGCTTTCATGAGAGTAAAAAGATATGAGAAG GTTTCAGAAATATATAGTGAAATGGAGCGTGCTGGTTGTACCCCGGATAGAAAAGCTAGGGAAATGTTGCATGATGCGTCTGTTACAATGGATCAAATGGGAT AA
- the LOC123165459 gene encoding pentatricopeptide repeat-containing protein CRP1, chloroplastic isoform X3 has translation MSMDACCLVRRHLHPPPQLPPLQRLTIGRRCRRRGVTIAVACCSTAPDHHRERPWESYDRDIQPHAGSDLARSLQLLADMQATGMRPSAAAYARLIRALARAGRTLEAEALLLEMRHLGLRPDAAHYNALLEGLLARAHLRLADRLLLQMADDGVARNRRTYMLLLDAYARAGRLEDSWWVLGEMKRRGVRLGTAGYSTLVRLYRDSGMWKKATDLILEMQELGVELDVKIYNGLIDTFGKYGQLADARGVFEKMRGQGIKPDIATWNALIRWHCRVGNMKRALRFLAAMQEEGMYPDPKIFITIISRLGEQGKWDELKELFDKMRNRGFKESGAIYAVLVDIYGQYGHFRDAQECVAALKAENLQLSPSIFCVLANAYAQQGLCEQTVSVLQLMEAEGIEPNLVMLNLLINAFSTAGRHVEALAVFQHIKDSGMSPDVVTYTTLMKAFMRVKRYEKLFSCGFQGCIG, from the exons ATGTCCATGGACGCCTGCTGCCTCGTCCGCCGGCATCTTCACCCACCGCCGCAGCTTCCGCCCCTCCAGCGTCTGACTatcggccgccgctgccgccgccgcggcgtCACCATCGCCGTCGCCTGCTGCTCAACCGCGCCGGACCACCACCGGGAGCGGCCGTGGGAGTCCTACGACCGCGACATCCAACCCCACGCGGGCTCCGATCTGGCCCGCTCGCTCCAACTCCTCGCGGACATGCAGGCCACCGGGATGCGCCCCAGCGCGGCCGCCTACGCGCGCCTCATCCGCGCGCTGGCGCGCGCCGGCCGCACgctcgaggccgaggcgctcctccTCGAGATGCGCCACCTCGGGCTCCGCCCGGACGCGGCGCACTACAACGCGCTCCTCGAGGGCCTCCTCGCGAGGGCGCACCTCCGCCTCGccgaccgcctcctcctccagaTGGCCGACGACGGGGTCGCGCGGAACCGGCGCACCTACATGCTCCTGCTGGACGCCTACGCCCGCGCCGGCCGCCTCGAGGACTCTTGGTGGGTCCTCGGCGAGATGAAGCGCCGGGGGGTCCGGCTCGGCACCGCCGGGTACAGCACGCTGGTGCGGCTTTACAGGGACAGCGGCATGTGGAAGAAGGCCACCGACCTCATCCTGGAGATGCAGGAGCTCGGGGTGGAGCTCGACGTTAAGATTTACAACGGCTTGATCGATACGTTCGGCAAGTACGGGCAGCTCGCCGATGCGCGCGGGGTGTTTGAGAAAATGCGTGGGCAGGGGATCAAGCCGGATATTGCTACGTGGAACGCTTTGATTCGATGGCACTGTCGGGTTGGGAACATGAAGCGTGCCCTGCGATTCCTTGCTGCTATGCAGGAGGAAGGGATGTACCCAGACCCGAAGATCTTCATTACGATCATCAGCAGGTTGGGGGAGCAAGGGAAGTGGGATGAGCTCAAAGAGCTGTTTGATAAAATGAGGAATCGAGGGTTCAAGGAGAGTGGTGCAATATATGCAGTTTTGGTCGACATTTACGGTCAGTATGGCCATTTTCGCGATGCCCAGGAATGTGTAGCTGCTCTTAAAGCTGAAAACCTGCAGCTTTCGCCTAGTATCTTCTGCGTCCTGGCGAACGCTTATGCTCAACAG GGTTTGTGTGAACAAACTGTAAGTGTTCTTCAATTGATGGAGGCAGAAGGAATTGAACCAAATCTTGTTATGTTGAATTTGTTAATCAATGCTTTTAGTACGGCTGGAAGGCACGTGGAGGCACTAGCTGTATTCCAGCATATCAAGGACAGT GGTATGAGCCCAGATGTTGTGACTTACACTACTCTAATGAAGGCTTTCATGAGAGTAAAAAGATATGAGAAG CTGTTTTCTTGTGGTTTTCAAGGATGTATTGGTTGA
- the LOC123165459 gene encoding pentatricopeptide repeat-containing protein At5g42310, chloroplastic isoform X1 encodes MSMDACCLVRRHLHPPPQLPPLQRLTIGRRCRRRGVTIAVACCSTAPDHHRERPWESYDRDIQPHAGSDLARSLQLLADMQATGMRPSAAAYARLIRALARAGRTLEAEALLLEMRHLGLRPDAAHYNALLEGLLARAHLRLADRLLLQMADDGVARNRRTYMLLLDAYARAGRLEDSWWVLGEMKRRGVRLGTAGYSTLVRLYRDSGMWKKATDLILEMQELGVELDVKIYNGLIDTFGKYGQLADARGVFEKMRGQGIKPDIATWNALIRWHCRVGNMKRALRFLAAMQEEGMYPDPKIFITIISRLGEQGKWDELKELFDKMRNRGFKESGAIYAVLVDIYGQYGHFRDAQECVAALKAENLQLSPSIFCVLANAYAQQGLCEQTVSVLQLMEAEGIEPNLVMLNLLINAFSTAGRHVEALAVFQHIKDSGMSPDVVTYTTLMKAFMRVKRYEKVSEIYSEMERAGCTPDRKAREMLHDASVTMDQMGYY; translated from the exons ATGTCCATGGACGCCTGCTGCCTCGTCCGCCGGCATCTTCACCCACCGCCGCAGCTTCCGCCCCTCCAGCGTCTGACTatcggccgccgctgccgccgccgcggcgtCACCATCGCCGTCGCCTGCTGCTCAACCGCGCCGGACCACCACCGGGAGCGGCCGTGGGAGTCCTACGACCGCGACATCCAACCCCACGCGGGCTCCGATCTGGCCCGCTCGCTCCAACTCCTCGCGGACATGCAGGCCACCGGGATGCGCCCCAGCGCGGCCGCCTACGCGCGCCTCATCCGCGCGCTGGCGCGCGCCGGCCGCACgctcgaggccgaggcgctcctccTCGAGATGCGCCACCTCGGGCTCCGCCCGGACGCGGCGCACTACAACGCGCTCCTCGAGGGCCTCCTCGCGAGGGCGCACCTCCGCCTCGccgaccgcctcctcctccagaTGGCCGACGACGGGGTCGCGCGGAACCGGCGCACCTACATGCTCCTGCTGGACGCCTACGCCCGCGCCGGCCGCCTCGAGGACTCTTGGTGGGTCCTCGGCGAGATGAAGCGCCGGGGGGTCCGGCTCGGCACCGCCGGGTACAGCACGCTGGTGCGGCTTTACAGGGACAGCGGCATGTGGAAGAAGGCCACCGACCTCATCCTGGAGATGCAGGAGCTCGGGGTGGAGCTCGACGTTAAGATTTACAACGGCTTGATCGATACGTTCGGCAAGTACGGGCAGCTCGCCGATGCGCGCGGGGTGTTTGAGAAAATGCGTGGGCAGGGGATCAAGCCGGATATTGCTACGTGGAACGCTTTGATTCGATGGCACTGTCGGGTTGGGAACATGAAGCGTGCCCTGCGATTCCTTGCTGCTATGCAGGAGGAAGGGATGTACCCAGACCCGAAGATCTTCATTACGATCATCAGCAGGTTGGGGGAGCAAGGGAAGTGGGATGAGCTCAAAGAGCTGTTTGATAAAATGAGGAATCGAGGGTTCAAGGAGAGTGGTGCAATATATGCAGTTTTGGTCGACATTTACGGTCAGTATGGCCATTTTCGCGATGCCCAGGAATGTGTAGCTGCTCTTAAAGCTGAAAACCTGCAGCTTTCGCCTAGTATCTTCTGCGTCCTGGCGAACGCTTATGCTCAACAG GGTTTGTGTGAACAAACTGTAAGTGTTCTTCAATTGATGGAGGCAGAAGGAATTGAACCAAATCTTGTTATGTTGAATTTGTTAATCAATGCTTTTAGTACGGCTGGAAGGCACGTGGAGGCACTAGCTGTATTCCAGCATATCAAGGACAGT GGTATGAGCCCAGATGTTGTGACTTACACTACTCTAATGAAGGCTTTCATGAGAGTAAAAAGATATGAGAAG GTTTCAGAAATATATAGTGAAATGGAGCGTGCTGGTTGTACCCCGGATAGAAAAGCTAGGGAAATGTTGCATGATGCGTCTGTTACAATGGATCAAATGGGAT ATTATTGA